The following is a genomic window from Dehalococcoidia bacterium.
AGAATCTTGTCCTTGGTGGGCTCCAGGACGCAGTCGAGACGGCGAAGAACGGTCATGGGTAGCATGACGTCCTTGTACTGGTTTGGTCGGTAGGGTCCGCGAATGAGGTCGGCAACCGACCAAATGAAACTGACTTTTTCGCCGAAATTGTTCATGGCTGCTCCTAATCCTGATCGGGGCCCAGGTCTGCGAAATCAATCATGTTTGCAGACAGCGTCAACTTGCCTCGTTCGATCATCTTTTCGCAGAAGGCTTTCAGTTGGGCCTTGGCGAGTTTTGAGGGCACGGATTGTCCGTTTTCCCACCGGTTGACGGTTGCGTAGCTGACGCCGAGCTGCCGAGCCAGGTCCTCTTGGCTCAAGGCGAGCTGACGCCGCATCTCTTTTACCAACGCCGAAAAACTTCGACCCTCTGTGTCCATTTGCTGCACCTCTTGTCTGGATGGCAGACCACGGCCCTTGCCCGAATATAATAGCGTATGTTATATCGTTCGCAAGAGAAAAGCAAGAGAAATCCGCAGCTTGATCGAACCCGATTTCAGGATCGCCACT
Proteins encoded in this region:
- a CDS encoding helix-turn-helix transcriptional regulator, with the protein product MDTEGRSFSALVKEMRRQLALSQEDLARQLGVSYATVNRWENGQSVPSKLAKAQLKAFCEKMIERGKLTLSANMIDFADLGPDQD